Proteins encoded in a region of the Sphingopyxis sp. OAS728 genome:
- a CDS encoding thiolase family protein: protein MTHAVIAGYARTPFHFSRKGLLKDSRPDDLAALAIRALVDRSGLDPALIEDVLLGCAYPEAAQGNNIARIASLLAGLPQELGGGTVNRFCGSSMYAIHIAAGQIAIGAGEAFIAGGVESMTMVPQGGFNFSPNPRFPFRGEPGTDQVVEAYIAMGQTAENVAARYDIARAEQDLLAVESHAKAAKAQAEGLLAEEIVPVVLPDGTIVDQDGCIRPGTSLDVLAGLKPAFREDGLVTAGTSSPLTDGAVATLVTSEEFAVKHGLDILARIRSTAVAGVEPEYMGIGPVPATRKALARAGLTVGDLDVVELNEAFGSQAVACMNELEIPREIVNIDGGALALGHPLGATGARITAKAAQILRRTGGRYALATQCIGGGQGIATILEAV, encoded by the coding sequence ATGACCCACGCCGTCATCGCGGGATATGCACGCACCCCGTTCCATTTTTCGCGCAAGGGGTTGCTCAAGGACAGCCGTCCCGACGATCTCGCCGCGCTGGCGATCCGTGCGCTGGTCGATCGTAGCGGGCTCGACCCGGCGTTGATCGAGGATGTGCTGCTCGGCTGCGCCTATCCCGAGGCGGCGCAGGGCAATAATATCGCCCGAATTGCGTCGCTTCTCGCTGGCCTTCCGCAGGAACTGGGCGGCGGCACGGTCAATCGATTCTGCGGTTCGTCGATGTACGCAATCCATATCGCCGCCGGGCAGATCGCGATCGGCGCGGGCGAGGCCTTTATCGCAGGCGGCGTCGAAAGTATGACGATGGTGCCGCAGGGCGGCTTCAACTTCTCGCCCAATCCGCGTTTCCCGTTCCGCGGTGAGCCGGGCACCGATCAGGTCGTCGAAGCCTATATCGCGATGGGGCAGACGGCAGAAAATGTCGCTGCGCGCTACGATATCGCGCGCGCCGAGCAGGACCTGCTCGCCGTCGAATCGCACGCCAAGGCGGCGAAGGCGCAGGCGGAAGGCCTGCTCGCCGAAGAGATTGTGCCCGTTGTGCTGCCCGACGGCACGATCGTCGACCAGGACGGCTGCATTCGTCCCGGCACCTCGCTCGACGTGCTGGCGGGCCTGAAGCCGGCGTTTCGTGAGGATGGCCTCGTCACCGCCGGAACCTCGTCGCCGCTCACCGACGGCGCGGTGGCGACGCTGGTGACGTCCGAGGAATTCGCCGTGAAGCACGGTCTCGATATCCTCGCGCGCATTCGCTCGACCGCGGTCGCCGGGGTCGAACCTGAATATATGGGCATCGGCCCGGTCCCCGCGACGCGCAAGGCGCTGGCGCGCGCGGGCCTGACGGTTGGCGATCTCGATGTCGTCGAACTCAACGAAGCCTTTGGCAGTCAGGCGGTCGCCTGCATGAACGAGCTCGAAATCCCGCGCGAGATCGTCAATATCGACGGCGGCGCGCTCGCGCTCGGCCACCCGCTCGGCGCGACGGGCGCACGCATCACCGCGAAGGCGGCGCAGATATTGCGGCGCACCGGCGGCCGCTACGCGCTCGCCACGCAGTGCATCGGCGGCGGGCAGGGCATTGCGACCATTCTCGAGGCCGTCTGA
- a CDS encoding response regulator transcription factor codes for MTEHADEQPPLICIVDDDAGVRGSLDSLLRSAGFAVLAFAGPDDYLASADADRAACLLLDIQLQGANGLDFQQALLDSEFHVPVILISGHGDIPQTVRGMKAGAVSFLAKPFDEEALLLAVREAVEVDRRRRDSEGRDRNVRLRFDTLTEREREVMALVTAGLMNKQVAGKLSLSEITVKIHRGNLMRKMAAGSLADLVRMAEALGARDTSVTRYHRPG; via the coding sequence ATGACCGAGCATGCCGATGAACAGCCGCCCCTGATCTGCATCGTCGACGACGACGCCGGCGTTCGCGGTTCGCTCGACAGCTTGCTGCGCTCCGCCGGTTTCGCGGTCCTCGCCTTTGCCGGGCCCGACGATTATCTCGCCTCTGCCGATGCTGATCGTGCCGCCTGCCTGTTGCTCGACATCCAGCTCCAGGGCGCCAACGGCCTCGATTTCCAGCAGGCGCTGCTCGACAGCGAATTTCATGTGCCGGTGATCCTGATCAGCGGGCATGGCGATATTCCCCAGACCGTTCGTGGTATGAAGGCCGGCGCTGTCAGTTTTCTCGCTAAGCCGTTCGATGAGGAGGCGCTGCTGCTCGCCGTCCGTGAGGCGGTCGAAGTCGACCGCCGCCGCCGCGACTCCGAGGGGCGCGACCGCAATGTCCGCCTGCGCTTCGACACGCTGACAGAGCGCGAGCGCGAGGTCATGGCGCTGGTGACCGCAGGGCTGATGAACAAGCAGGTCGCGGGAAAATTGTCGCTCAGCGAGATCACTGTGAAAATCCATCGCGGCAATCTGATGCGCAAGATGGCGGCCGGATCGCTCGCCGACCTTGTCCGGATGGCCGAGGCGCTCGGCGCGCGCGACACCAGCGTCACCCGTTACCATCGCCCCGGCTGA
- a CDS encoding response regulator transcription factor yields the protein MKRYPVICVIDDDESVRSSLANYLRAAGREVRTFESAASFLASPDRGETGCLVTDLHMPGMDGLALQQQLNHIGRAFPVIVITAYPTAAARERSAELGAAAFLEKPVDPDGLLERIDAILSGRETTE from the coding sequence TTGAAGCGATACCCGGTCATTTGTGTCATCGACGATGACGAAAGCGTTCGTTCCAGCCTCGCGAATTATCTGCGCGCTGCGGGGCGGGAGGTGCGGACCTTCGAGTCCGCCGCCAGCTTCCTCGCATCACCCGATCGCGGCGAGACCGGCTGCCTCGTCACAGACCTGCACATGCCCGGCATGGACGGGCTGGCGCTTCAGCAGCAACTCAATCATATCGGGCGCGCATTCCCGGTGATCGTCATAACCGCTTATCCGACCGCGGCGGCGCGCGAGCGCTCGGCGGAGCTGGGCGCGGCGGCCTTTCTGGAGAAGCCGGTCGACCCGGACGGATTGCTCGAACGGATCGACGCGATCCTGAGCGGCCGCGAAACGACGGAGTAG
- a CDS encoding sensor histidine kinase codes for MDQEWMPLPGRRRAPLAAAFFIGLGIFVADLLSPLQGAVAVLYIIVVLLVARACGPRAVFVAGSVCAGLALTAFAADHLGDPIDAAYVRLGVSLVAIAATTLLSIGQLRTEAERRRSEQRYRTIFDGAGFPIWESDWSGTRQYLLDTVPADVDRRAWLAAHPDAVRAAVGKAVIGQANQAAADLFGGTRAEMVGQSQAGEHAPGAEPALVDILVSLAEGAEMAENDVRYVTRDGRTVDVVLRVRLIAEGDPWSRALLIALDVTERNEARARVEQTMAELAHAARVSTLGQLAASIAHEVNQPLAAIVNYGKSGKRWLVRDVPNIDEAEGCFDHIVANGNRAAEVVARVRSQARKTVPEPGPLDLQELVEEATGLVAREAGAAGVSVEIADGAPVPHVIGDRVQVQQVLVNLLVNAIQAMRASPAPRRLQVRLDRDADAVRLAVIDSGVGIAGDPARIFDPFFTTKGDGMGLGLSICRSIVEAQGGRIAAANNIERGATIAFTLPIETSV; via the coding sequence ATGGATCAGGAATGGATGCCTTTGCCCGGACGCCGCCGGGCACCGCTCGCCGCCGCCTTTTTTATCGGGCTCGGAATCTTCGTTGCCGATCTCCTCAGCCCGCTGCAGGGCGCGGTGGCGGTGCTCTACATCATCGTCGTGCTGCTGGTGGCCCGCGCGTGCGGGCCGCGCGCGGTGTTCGTCGCCGGCTCCGTCTGCGCCGGGCTGGCCTTGACCGCCTTCGCCGCCGACCATCTGGGCGACCCGATCGACGCCGCTTATGTCCGGCTGGGCGTCAGCCTGGTGGCGATCGCCGCAACGACGCTCTTGTCGATCGGGCAATTGCGGACCGAGGCCGAACGGCGGCGATCCGAACAGCGCTATCGCACCATATTCGACGGGGCGGGCTTTCCCATCTGGGAATCCGACTGGTCGGGGACGCGGCAATATCTTCTCGATACGGTGCCCGCGGACGTCGATCGCCGCGCCTGGCTGGCCGCGCATCCGGACGCCGTGCGCGCTGCGGTTGGCAAGGCCGTCATCGGTCAGGCGAACCAAGCGGCGGCCGACCTGTTCGGCGGCACCCGCGCCGAAATGGTCGGGCAGAGCCAGGCCGGCGAGCATGCCCCCGGTGCCGAGCCCGCGCTCGTCGACATATTGGTATCGCTCGCCGAGGGCGCCGAGATGGCCGAGAACGACGTGCGCTATGTCACGCGCGACGGCCGCACTGTCGATGTCGTGCTGCGCGTGCGGCTGATTGCCGAGGGCGATCCCTGGTCGCGCGCGCTGCTGATCGCGCTCGACGTGACCGAGCGCAACGAGGCGCGCGCGCGGGTCGAACAGACGATGGCCGAACTGGCGCATGCCGCGCGCGTGTCGACGCTCGGCCAGCTCGCCGCCTCGATCGCGCATGAAGTCAACCAGCCGCTCGCCGCAATCGTCAACTATGGCAAATCGGGCAAGCGCTGGCTGGTGCGCGATGTGCCGAACATCGACGAGGCGGAGGGCTGTTTCGATCATATCGTTGCCAACGGCAATCGCGCCGCCGAGGTCGTCGCGCGCGTCCGGTCACAAGCCCGCAAGACCGTGCCCGAACCCGGGCCGCTCGACCTTCAGGAACTGGTGGAGGAAGCGACCGGCCTCGTCGCTCGCGAAGCGGGCGCGGCGGGCGTTTCGGTGGAGATCGCCGATGGGGCACCGGTGCCGCATGTGATCGGCGATCGCGTCCAGGTCCAGCAGGTGCTCGTCAACTTGCTCGTGAATGCGATCCAGGCGATGCGCGCGAGCCCCGCGCCGCGCCGGCTGCAGGTTCGGCTGGACCGGGACGCGGATGCGGTGCGCCTCGCGGTGATCGACAGCGGCGTGGGCATCGCCGGCGACCCGGCGCGGATTTTCGATCCCTTCTTCACCACCAAAGGCGACGGCATGGGCCTTGGCCTGTCGATCTGCCGGTCGATCGTCGAGGCGCAAGGCGGCCGCATCGCCGCGGCGAACAATATCGAACGCGGCGCCACCATCGCCTTCACACTGCCGATCGAAACCTCCGTATGA
- a CDS encoding arylsulfatase: protein MNIKRVVRLLTHTSCAVATLAATILPSAAIAAEAPTHPQPTRPNVVVILLDDVGFSDMGAFGGEIPTPNIDALAKGGLAFTQFYNNARCSPSRASLLSGTYPHQAGLGHLESVEVPGSKGLHSKLSDRVVTLAEVMKSAGYFTAMAGKWHLGISRGVGPWQRGFDRSLASPSGELYYPDQPQPLAQSVYIDGERVPASSPRVGKGNWYSSDMFVDWQTKFIGEAREQHKPFFLYMPFVGAHFPLMAPAEDVAKFKGRYMRGWEVIRRERFERQKKLGIIAADAELPAALPGSYDWNKLSDEEKDRFDTMMAVYAAVIHRVDRAIGTLVERLRQSGELDNTLILLMSDNGGTAESGPDGRLRGEGLPGSAQSVVWTGMNWATLQNAPFQYYKHHTYEGGIATPLIAHWPRGIAAKTRGTLVREPGHLIDVMPTLVELAGATYPRNFNGHAILPMEGRSMAPAFRGEALTRGKPIFWEHEGNRAVRDGKWKLVAGFQKPWQLFDMTSDRAEMHDLAASHPDRVRTMAQQWDDWAARSYVDAWSDDYDNNLKGRARQIWGGADTPQLPGAMVNGS from the coding sequence GTGAATATCAAACGCGTCGTCCGCCTGCTGACCCATACGAGTTGTGCCGTTGCGACCCTCGCGGCGACCATTTTGCCTTCGGCGGCGATCGCGGCTGAGGCGCCGACCCACCCGCAGCCAACCCGGCCCAACGTCGTCGTCATACTGCTCGACGATGTCGGCTTTTCCGACATGGGCGCCTTCGGCGGCGAAATCCCGACGCCCAACATCGACGCGCTGGCGAAGGGAGGCCTCGCCTTTACGCAATTCTACAATAATGCGCGGTGCAGCCCGTCGCGCGCCTCGCTGCTGAGCGGCACCTATCCGCACCAGGCGGGATTGGGGCATTTGGAGTCGGTCGAAGTGCCCGGGTCGAAGGGGCTGCACAGCAAGCTGTCGGACCGCGTCGTCACGCTGGCGGAAGTCATGAAGTCGGCGGGCTATTTCACTGCAATGGCGGGCAAATGGCACCTTGGTATCTCGCGCGGGGTCGGACCGTGGCAGCGCGGTTTCGACCGGTCGCTCGCTTCGCCCTCGGGCGAGCTCTATTATCCCGACCAGCCCCAGCCGCTTGCGCAATCGGTGTATATCGACGGCGAGCGCGTTCCGGCCAGCTCGCCGCGCGTCGGCAAGGGCAACTGGTATTCGTCGGACATGTTCGTCGACTGGCAGACGAAGTTCATCGGCGAGGCGCGCGAACAGCATAAGCCCTTCTTCCTCTATATGCCCTTCGTCGGCGCCCATTTTCCGCTGATGGCCCCGGCCGAAGATGTGGCAAAATTCAAGGGCCGGTACATGCGTGGGTGGGAGGTCATCCGCCGCGAACGGTTCGAACGGCAAAAGAAGCTCGGCATCATCGCCGCCGATGCCGAACTGCCCGCCGCGCTGCCAGGCAGCTATGACTGGAATAAATTGTCGGATGAGGAGAAGGATCGTTTCGACACGATGATGGCGGTCTACGCTGCGGTTATCCACCGCGTCGATCGCGCGATCGGCACGCTCGTCGAAAGGCTGCGGCAATCGGGCGAGCTCGACAATACGCTGATCCTCTTGATGAGCGACAATGGCGGCACCGCAGAAAGCGGGCCCGACGGCCGCCTGAGGGGCGAAGGACTGCCGGGCAGCGCGCAGTCGGTCGTCTGGACCGGAATGAACTGGGCGACGCTGCAGAACGCGCCCTTCCAATATTACAAGCACCACACTTACGAGGGCGGGATCGCGACGCCGCTGATCGCGCACTGGCCGCGCGGGATCGCCGCAAAGACGCGCGGCACGCTCGTCCGCGAGCCGGGACACCTGATCGACGTCATGCCGACGCTCGTCGAACTCGCCGGCGCGACCTATCCCCGGAATTTCAACGGGCATGCCATCCTGCCGATGGAGGGACGCTCGATGGCTCCTGCCTTTCGCGGCGAGGCTCTGACGCGAGGCAAGCCGATCTTCTGGGAGCACGAGGGAAACCGCGCCGTTCGCGACGGAAAATGGAAACTCGTCGCGGGTTTCCAGAAGCCCTGGCAGCTTTTCGACATGACGTCCGATCGCGCCGAGATGCACGACCTTGCCGCCAGCCATCCGGACCGCGTGCGCACGATGGCGCAGCAGTGGGACGATTGGGCGGCGCGCAGCTATGTCGATGCGTGGAGCGACGATTATGACAACAACCTCAAGGGACGCGCGCGTCAAATCTGGGGCGGTGCCGACACCCCGCAATTACCGGGTGCGATGGTGAACGGAAGCTAG
- a CDS encoding TonB-dependent receptor, translated as MRKTGFSAAVSVLALVASAPAWGQSTDTNDAPATDAVATAAPEADDAIVVTGIRRSLERAADIKRDSVQVVDAIVAQDIGKLPDPTTAAALQRVPGVQVSVNRNNELGDVRVRGLPDVLTTVNGREVFSTIGRNFDLQDMPAEALSRVNVFKSQTADLTEGGLAGVIDLQLNRPFNFKDPTVVLGGRANYGDRVDKINPQFSLLATDRWDTGIGEIGALINGTYSKSDYYRATTVLFQRRSTNTAPFNRPGYVIPGILQNFPQQGFIERHQLNGALQWQASSSLEAYVEGFYTYFRDRGSRNGANIQPFTTGTTITSVTPGDSCIQTRVRRNNGNNPVIQTDAAGNQTLTPYDKVELCQPESMTFANLVSNQTTQARDLNQRNKQFAGGLKYNEGALNAVFDVAYQTSKYKLQNITSDIGKRLPSLTVTMDVDGHAEYTVPGDALLSRDGLYIRNALIQNFTENSGKLFQAKGDVDYDLDSFLSNIAVGVRYAHRSAEEQSVNLNTATPGGNIGTGNDAAAVLVSNTGLPEDFLVLGSAAPDLNGGSRFYIPNPDFLLSEEGLDAARAYFRLPAGRPAYDPGRAFDATEDSIAGYVQGKYEADLSNSITLDGVVGARYIRTSRTIGTNVPAGGGAFDRLTAKTVDHDWLPNATARFRIGDDIQIRFGYAKSLRRPNFASLNPAITLNQSNNPLVQSTGNAGNPDLKAQKSESLDATFEYYFPSGYIAVAGYYRDITDRVITSGAVETIDGVDYSVSRPRNVGQATLKGIELSTQYFLDFLPGALSGLGVQGAFTLADSKVGGDDPLAGYPLQGVSKYNYTVGLLYEKSGVSARLVYTYRSKYLSLDASGEPTLRPFTDETIDVVAVPALVTYARGAGRLDFNIGYDITDKIRVDVGGTNILGSNTSTYYDYPGYTNINNEMAYDETTWSAGVRVKF; from the coding sequence ATGAGGAAGACAGGTTTTTCGGCCGCTGTATCGGTGCTCGCGCTCGTCGCGAGCGCGCCGGCATGGGGACAATCCACCGATACGAATGATGCGCCCGCCACCGATGCGGTCGCCACCGCGGCCCCGGAGGCCGACGATGCCATCGTCGTCACCGGGATCCGCCGCTCGCTCGAACGCGCCGCCGATATCAAGCGCGATTCGGTGCAGGTCGTTGACGCGATCGTCGCGCAGGACATCGGCAAGCTGCCCGATCCCACAACCGCCGCCGCCTTGCAGCGCGTGCCCGGCGTCCAGGTGTCGGTGAACCGCAACAACGAACTTGGCGACGTGCGCGTGCGCGGCCTTCCCGATGTGCTGACCACGGTCAACGGCCGCGAGGTGTTTTCGACCATCGGCCGCAATTTCGACCTGCAGGACATGCCCGCCGAGGCACTGTCGCGCGTCAACGTCTTCAAATCGCAGACCGCCGACCTGACCGAAGGCGGTCTTGCCGGCGTGATCGACCTCCAGCTCAACCGCCCGTTCAATTTCAAGGATCCGACCGTCGTGCTCGGCGGCCGCGCGAACTACGGCGACCGCGTCGACAAGATCAATCCGCAGTTCAGCCTGCTCGCGACCGACCGTTGGGATACGGGCATCGGCGAGATCGGCGCGCTGATCAACGGCACCTATTCGAAATCCGACTATTATCGCGCGACGACCGTGCTGTTCCAGCGGCGCAGCACCAATACCGCGCCGTTCAACCGGCCGGGATATGTCATCCCCGGCATCCTTCAGAATTTCCCCCAGCAGGGCTTTATCGAACGGCATCAACTCAACGGTGCGCTGCAATGGCAAGCGTCGTCGTCACTCGAAGCCTATGTCGAGGGTTTCTATACCTATTTCCGCGACCGCGGCAGCCGCAACGGCGCGAATATCCAGCCCTTCACCACCGGCACGACGATCACCAGCGTCACCCCCGGCGACAGCTGTATCCAGACGCGCGTCCGCCGCAACAACGGCAATAATCCGGTGATCCAGACCGATGCCGCGGGCAATCAGACGCTGACCCCCTATGACAAGGTCGAACTGTGCCAGCCCGAAAGCATGACCTTTGCCAATCTGGTGTCGAACCAGACGACGCAGGCGCGCGACCTCAACCAGCGCAACAAGCAGTTCGCGGGTGGCCTCAAATACAACGAAGGGGCGCTGAACGCGGTCTTCGACGTCGCGTATCAAACGTCGAAGTACAAGCTTCAGAACATCACGTCAGACATCGGGAAGCGGCTTCCGAGCCTGACCGTGACGATGGATGTCGACGGCCATGCCGAATATACGGTGCCGGGCGATGCGCTGCTCAGCCGCGACGGTCTCTACATCCGCAACGCGCTGATCCAGAATTTCACCGAGAATAGCGGCAAATTGTTCCAGGCGAAGGGCGATGTCGATTACGACCTCGATTCTTTCCTGTCGAACATCGCGGTCGGCGTCCGCTATGCGCACCGGTCGGCGGAGGAGCAGTCGGTCAACCTCAACACCGCGACTCCCGGCGGCAATATCGGCACCGGAAACGACGCAGCGGCGGTGCTGGTATCGAATACCGGCCTGCCCGAGGATTTCCTTGTACTCGGCTCCGCTGCGCCCGACCTAAACGGCGGATCGCGCTTCTATATCCCCAATCCCGATTTCCTGCTGTCGGAGGAAGGGCTCGACGCCGCGCGTGCCTATTTCCGCCTGCCCGCGGGACGTCCCGCCTACGACCCGGGACGCGCATTCGATGCAACCGAGGATTCGATTGCGGGCTATGTGCAGGGCAAATATGAGGCCGATCTGTCGAACAGCATCACGCTCGATGGCGTTGTCGGCGCGCGCTACATCCGCACCAGCCGGACAATCGGCACCAACGTTCCGGCCGGCGGCGGCGCCTTCGACCGGCTGACCGCAAAAACCGTCGATCACGACTGGCTGCCCAACGCAACCGCGCGTTTCCGGATCGGCGACGATATCCAGATCCGCTTCGGCTACGCAAAGTCGCTGCGCCGGCCCAATTTCGCGTCGCTCAACCCGGCGATCACACTCAACCAGTCGAACAACCCGCTCGTCCAGAGCACGGGCAATGCGGGCAACCCTGACCTCAAGGCGCAAAAGTCCGAAAGCCTCGACGCGACCTTCGAATATTATTTCCCGAGCGGCTATATCGCCGTCGCCGGCTATTACCGCGACATCACCGACCGCGTCATCACCAGCGGCGCGGTCGAAACGATCGACGGCGTCGACTATTCGGTGTCCCGCCCGCGCAACGTCGGGCAGGCAACGCTGAAAGGCATCGAACTCAGCACCCAATATTTCCTCGATTTCCTGCCGGGTGCGCTGTCGGGCCTCGGGGTGCAGGGCGCCTTCACGCTCGCCGATTCCAAGGTTGGCGGCGACGATCCGCTCGCGGGATATCCGCTACAGGGCGTGTCGAAATATAACTACACCGTCGGCCTCTTGTACGAAAAGAGCGGGGTCAGCGCGCGGCTGGTCTACACCTACCGTTCCAAATATCTGTCGCTCGACGCGAGCGGCGAACCGACGTTGCGCCCCTTCACCGACGAGACGATCGACGTCGTCGCGGTGCCCGCGCTCGTCACCTATGCGCGCGGCGCGGGGCGGCTCGACTTCAACATCGGCTACGACATCACCGACAAGATCCGCGTCGATGTCGGCGGCACCAATATCCTCGGCAGCAACACATCGACCTATTACGACTATCCCGGTTATACGAATATCAACAACGAGATGGCGTATGACGAGACGACCTGGTCGGCGGGCGTCCGGGTGAAATTCTGA
- a CDS encoding sulfatase-like hydrolase/transferase, with protein MARRTAMARWAATTMLAALMGVAAPAGMAAPAAAPPASAKPAGKPNILFILVDDMGFGDLSVMGNKKVQTPNLDRLAREGVLMTQFYDAAPICSASRAGLLTGRFPAEVGFINYVSDRAYNKAIGQADWLDPKLPNIARLLKGAGYETAHIGKWHLGGGRDIGDAPWPTAYGFDHSFTTFEGLGPRVLVSDEERFLAQQSDELGEGPRFWEIKTNLTSLYANMMVDFVAQHADKPWFVNLWLNDMHDPWAPDDESLSDVMGKGTSSDDDRMLASLVKMDKTLGRLLDRLDQMGEMDNTLVIVTSDNGPSSAQRYYKDGQVAPGSTENLRGRKWSLYEGGIRQPLILSWRGHAKAGHRDERTVAQGVDLLPTLANIVGARVPAGVDGIDLSPVIEGRSVPRRPDLYWAYGKEGAAKEPPQPALERDQAPPFAIREGDWKLLAEAGGASPQLFDLASDPVEANDVAASEPAVRDRLLGKLKAWMAALPPYRAR; from the coding sequence ATGGCACGACGCACCGCGATGGCCCGCTGGGCCGCGACCACCATGCTCGCGGCGCTCATGGGCGTCGCGGCGCCCGCGGGCATGGCGGCTCCCGCTGCCGCCCCGCCGGCTTCGGCTAAACCGGCCGGCAAGCCCAACATCCTGTTCATCCTCGTCGACGATATGGGCTTCGGCGACCTGTCGGTGATGGGGAACAAGAAGGTCCAGACGCCGAACCTCGACCGCCTCGCGCGCGAAGGCGTGTTGATGACGCAATTCTATGACGCGGCGCCGATCTGTTCGGCATCGCGCGCGGGGCTGCTCACGGGGCGTTTTCCCGCCGAGGTCGGTTTCATCAACTATGTCAGCGACCGCGCCTATAACAAGGCGATCGGGCAGGCCGACTGGCTTGACCCCAAGCTGCCCAATATCGCGCGGCTGCTGAAGGGGGCGGGATATGAGACGGCGCACATCGGCAAATGGCACCTGGGCGGCGGGCGCGACATCGGCGATGCGCCGTGGCCGACCGCCTATGGCTTCGACCATAGCTTTACGACCTTCGAAGGGCTCGGTCCGCGCGTGCTCGTGTCCGACGAGGAACGCTTTCTCGCGCAGCAGTCGGACGAGCTCGGAGAAGGTCCGCGCTTCTGGGAGATCAAGACCAATCTCACGTCGCTCTATGCGAATATGATGGTCGATTTCGTCGCGCAGCACGCCGACAAACCGTGGTTCGTGAACCTCTGGCTCAATGACATGCACGACCCTTGGGCGCCCGACGACGAAAGCCTGTCGGACGTCATGGGCAAGGGCACATCCTCCGACGACGACCGGATGCTCGCCTCGCTGGTCAAGATGGACAAGACGCTCGGCCGCCTGCTCGACCGCCTCGACCAGATGGGTGAGATGGACAACACGCTGGTCATCGTCACCAGCGACAATGGCCCGTCGTCGGCGCAGCGCTATTACAAGGACGGGCAGGTCGCACCCGGCAGCACCGAGAATCTGCGCGGGCGCAAATGGAGCCTCTACGAAGGCGGCATCCGCCAGCCGCTCATCCTTTCCTGGCGGGGTCACGCCAAGGCCGGCCACCGCGACGAGCGGACTGTGGCGCAGGGCGTCGATCTGCTCCCGACGCTCGCAAATATCGTCGGCGCGCGCGTTCCGGCGGGCGTCGACGGGATCGACCTGTCGCCGGTGATCGAGGGGCGCTCGGTTCCGCGGCGGCCCGACCTCTATTGGGCCTATGGCAAGGAAGGCGCGGCGAAGGAGCCGCCGCAGCCCGCGCTCGAACGCGACCAGGCGCCGCCCTTCGCGATCCGCGAGGGCGACTGGAAACTTCTCGCCGAAGCGGGCGGCGCCAGCCCCCAGCTCTTCGATCTTGCGAGCGATCCCGTCGAGGCGAACGATGTCGCGGCGAGCGAGCCTGCGGTCCGCGACCGCCTGCTTGGCAAGCTCAAGGCCTGGATGGCGGCGCTGCCCCCATATCGGGCGCGATGA